In a genomic window of Ipomoea triloba cultivar NCNSP0323 chromosome 3, ASM357664v1:
- the LOC116011765 gene encoding naringenin,2-oxoglutarate 3-dioxygenase-like codes for MAATLSTLTALAGETALQSSFVRDEDERPKVGYNDFSDEIPVISLKGIDDVNGRRVQIRNDIVKACEDWGIFQVVDHGVDAGLIGEMTRLSKDFFALPPEEKLRFDMSGGKKGGFIVSSHLQGEAVKDWREIVTYFSYPVRARDYSRWPDKPEGWRAVTEKYSEKLMDLACKLLEVLSEAMGLEKEALTKACVDMDQKVVVNFYPKCPQPDLTLGLKRHTDPGTITLLLQDQVGGLQATKDGGKTWITVQPVDGAFVVNLGDHGHFLSNGRFKNADHQAVVNSERSRVSIATFQNPAPEATVYPLKVREGEKPIMEEPITFAEMYRRKMSKDLELARLKKFAKEQQQIIKAAADKNLETKPIDQILA; via the exons ATGGCGGCAACGTTGTCAACCTTAACGGCGCTAGCAGGGGAGACGGCTCTGCAATCGAGCTTCGTGAGGGACGAGGACGAGCGTCCGAAAGTGGGTTATAACGACTTCAGTGACGAGATTCCGGTGATATCCTTGAAGGGCATTGATGACGTCAATGGCCGGCGAGTCCAAATCCGAAACGACATTGTGAAGGCGTGTGAAGATTGGGGGATCTTTCAGGTGGTTGATCATGGGGTTGATGCCGGGCTCATCGGAGAAATGACCCGCCTTTCTAAGGACTTCTTCGCCTTGCCGCCGGAGGAAAAGCTCCGGTTTGACATGTCCGGCGGCAAGAAAGGCGGCTTCATCGTTTCCAGCCATCTCCAG ggtGAAGCGGTGAAAGATTGGCGGGAAATTGTGACGTATTTCTCGTACCCAGTGAGGGCAAGGGACTATTCAAGGTGGCCGGACAAGCCGGAAGGGTGGAGGGCAGTAACGGAAAAGTACAGTGAAAAGTTGATGGACTTGGCATGCAAACTGCTGGAGGTTTTATCAGAGGCAATGGGATTGGAGAAGGAAGCGTTGACCAAAGCCTGTGTGGATATGGACCAAAAAGTGGTGGTCAATTTCTACCCAAAATGCCCCCAGCCTGACCTAACCCTTGGCCTAAAACGCCACACAGACCCTGGAACCATCACCCTTCTGTTGCAGGATCAAGTTGGCGGTCTCCAAGCCACCAAAGATGGCGGCAAAACATGGATCACTGTTCAGCCCGTTGACGGCGCTTTTGTTGTTAACCTCGGCGACCACGGCCAC TTTCTGAGTAATGGGAGGTTCAAGAATGCGGACCATCAAGCGGTGGTGAACTCAGAACGCAGCCGGGTGTCTATAGCGACGTTTCAGAATCCGGCGCCGGAGGCGACGGTGTACCCGTTGAAGGTGAGGGAAGGGGAGAAGCCGATTATGGAAGAACCCATCACGTTTGCAGAGATGTATAGGAGGAAGATGAGCAAGGATCTGGAGCTTGCGAGGCTCAAGAAGTTCGCAAAGGAGCAGCAGCAAATCATAAAGGCTGCTGCGGATAAGAACTTGGAAACTAAACCTATTGATCAAATTCTTGCTTAA